In Tachysurus fulvidraco isolate hzauxx_2018 chromosome 3, HZAU_PFXX_2.0, whole genome shotgun sequence, a single window of DNA contains:
- the trim33l gene encoding transcription intermediary factor 1-alpha isoform X7, whose product MEEEREHVRAHKGRTDFPSSLMVKKAESCVVCRTKLSFSSEPKLLPCLHMMCKSCIVKTTEDNNAKECPVCGQSFYMSEVTDCFIFEDSAPKCGGCEESALVGWCQECGEALCSDCVFAHQRVKVTRNHTIIPKESGLSTSLRCTSHKQEQLKFFCVTCDQLTCRDCQLIDHRNHSFLLLEEALVSQKEQLKKLLDSISEQKNSVQSRLQDLDKRLHDIKGLKASSEKQLQKVLRSLYLSLVLRCRQLSTELGDLCDEEEKSLEVMKMSLKKLEDRQEYITAFLHKILSTEGQCILRHKMQIDKCTQRVLSQNKPLPDTMIHLSLSLNQQTCSIIKNFASFKVTRVPLPAKGKNSNGNKPKNTPTDSDRNSSGLNSESGATLSVSDTASTQTTSPSISQAASVLPQHEQSDSASSKPVQPTRSLKDTMSHASSSSVSNNFTPPPAQSNMTPYVVSQVGKHLPQSVYPQASQSQQVFKSQFCPQPTSVLQSTSSPDQSVLNNISSKLPQQSIVLPKVFLPQSQSGAVLVAAAPSGHASRPSIAGPSVLVQTSSFQTSQTSSITNTQSLTLSSNRFVPSFITLSPFAQSSQAISNSHPSTLNSSSDKTQQSILHSQTVSDQSFPSHTAPTNKVLHYSPAVSETVSENVQPSQSVGTQSNRLQLTLLTVPNIISPLNSGKAWKLYHYTPILTVNNGTILSCAPQPDPGLTTVPGNSNKELEPPAPSTPPLLAAPIPSTCSNTGLIECGTQTIQIPKRDLPVKAPADSVCDGDASVCSRASPIAKESDSNLHASTVQGKEITARKVLEVHQPQDPPSISSIKDCPNDQSIFTSSESTPSIKGNPSTKHWLKGLPSSFREILCSKMKVHPQDVCSRPALEHASIPNAKQDHEKTDANDSEVVEGMDDSKEPISTQNSNKNLLVSLLRLPISGSSLSQFRIVPSSQKDEIVLQEIDENKSIQRCLRIAAPPAGALPLQSCSSKCSLLVDVLDCVVCLSAGASLQCAECGRSFHTSCHVPPIIFNPTAMWVCSLCQDLLDDTDPFRCNRLKEPYLSLPDQRRCEQLLLSLMCENHSYLLYKTIKQPAGCVEFGIIVGRLLGKRSPPYRTAAEMVSDLWALFHNLSSNSTKKDLVVNLQSSFQQRLNVSFGKSIHASLLRPLSNGDHMRAPETEPDREKAKNTLKRMKAFLAANYTPVAKKVRTENT is encoded by the exons atggaggaagaaagagagcaTGTCAGAGCTCACAAAGGGCGTACAGActttccttcctctctcatgGTAAAGAAAGCAGAGTCGTGTGTGGTTTGCAGAACAAAACTGAGCTTCAGCTCAGAGCCCAAACTTCTGCCGTGTCTCCACATGATGTGTAAATCGTGTATTGTAAAAACAACCGAGGACAACAACGCCAAAG AATGTCCGGTGTGTGGCCAGTCTTTCTACATGTCTGAAGTTACAGATTGCTTCATTTTCGAGGACTCTGCCCCTAAG TGTGGAGGATGTGAAGAATCTGCCCTTGTTGGATGGTGTCAGGAGTGTGGGGAAGCTTTGTGTTCAGATTGTGTATTTGCTCATCAGCGAGTGAAGGTGACGCGCAACCATACAATCATACCAAAGGAATCAG gCTTGAGTACAAGCTTGCGCTGTACTTCACACAAACAGGAGCAACTCAAGTTCTTTTGTGTCACCTGTGATCAGCTCACCTGTAGAGACTGTCAGTTGATTGACCACAGAAACCACAG TTTTTTGTTACTGGAAGAAGCGTTGGTTTCTCAGAAAGAACAGCTCAAGAAGCTGCTGGACAGCAtcagtgagcagaaaaacagtgTGCAGTCCAGGCTACAGGATCTGGATAAAAG atTGCATGATATAAAGGGATTAAAAGCATCATCAGAGAAGCAACTGCAAAAAGTGCTACGCTCCCTGTATCTTTCTTTGGTGTTGCGATGTCGTCAACTGTCTACGGAATTgggg GATTTGTGtgatgaggaggagaagagCCTGGAGGTGATGAAGATGAGTCTGAAAAAGCTGGAGGACAGGCAGGAGTACATCACTGCTTTCCTTCATAAAATCCTGAGCACTGAGGGGCAGTGTATCCTGCGACACAAGATGCAa ATTGACAAATGCACACAGAGGGTTCTGTCACAGAATAAACCCCTGCCTGATACCATGATTCATCTTTCACTCTCACTTAATCAACAAACGTGCAGTATTATTAAGAATTTTG CCTCTTTTAAGGTGACCCGTGTTCCTCTTCCTGCCAAAGGAAAAAACAGCAATGGCAATAAACCCAAAAATACACCTACAGATTCAGACAGAAACTCCTCAGGATTAAATTCAGAATCTGGTGCAACTTTGTCAGTATCTGATACAGCATCCACTCAAACTACATCCCCTTCAATATCCCAAGCTGCCTCTGTTCTTCCACAACATGAACAGTCTGATTCTGCCTCATCAAAACCAGTGCAACCCACCCGGAGCTTAAAAGACACTATGAGCCATGCTAGTTCTTCCTCTGTCTCCAATAACTttactcctcctcctgctcaGAGCAACATGACTCCATATGTAGTTTCACAGGTGGGAAAGCATTTGCCTCAGTCTGTGTACCCTCAAGCCTCACAGTCGCAGCAGGTCTTCAAAAGTCAGTTTTGCCCACAGCCTACATCTGTCCTTCAGTCCACCTCTTCTCCTGACCaaagtgttttaaataatatttcttCAAAACTTCCTCAACAAAGCATTGTGTTGCCTAAGGTTTTCTTACCACAGTCTCAGTCTGGTGCTGTCCTTGTTGCAGCAGCTCCTTCTGGCCATGCTTCTCGCCCCTCTATTGCCGGTCCCTCTGTCTTAGTCCAGACATCCTCATTCCAGACGTCACAAACAAGTAGCATAACcaacacacaatctctcacactcAGCAGTAACCGGTTTGTTCCCTCTTTTATCACATTATCTCCTTTTGCTCAGTCTAGTCAGGCCATATCTAACTCACACCCATCTACTTTAAATTCTTCATctgacaaaacacaacaaagcaTTCTTCACTCTCAGACAGTTTCTGATCAATCTTTCCCATCTCACACTGCACCAACTAATAAAGTCCTTCATTACTCTCCAGCTGTCTCTGAAACGGTGTCTGAAAATGTACAGCCTTCTCAGTCTGTTGGCACCCAGTCCAATCGTTTACAGCTCACTCTACTTACAGTACCAAACATCATTTCTCCTCTCAACTCTGGAAAAGCATGGAAACTCTACCATTACACTCCTATTTTGACTGTAAATAATGGCACCATTCTCAGCTGTGCACCACAGCCAGATCCAGGGCTCACCACTGTACCAGGCAATAGTAATAAAGAACTGGAACCCCCAGCACCCAGCACACCTCCACTTCTTGCTGCTCCAATTCCCAGTACGTGTAGTAATACAGGTCTAATCGAGTGTGGCACTCAGACAATCCAAATACCAAAACGTGATCTCCCAGTGAAGGCTCCAGCTGATTCTGTTTGTGATGGAGATGCGAGTGTTTGCAGTAGGGCTTCTCCCATTGCTAAGGAGTCGGACAGCAACCTACATGCTTCCACTGTGCAGGGAAAAGAAATAACAGCCAGAAAAGTCTTAGAAGTGCATCAGCCACAAGATCCCCCTTCCATTTCCTCGATCAAGGACTGCCCTAATGATCAGAGTATCTTTACTTCGTCTGAATCAACTCCCTCCATCAAAGGAAACCCCTCAACCAAGCACTGGCTTAAAGGCCTGCCATCATCCTTCAGAGAGATTCTTTGTAGTAAAATGAAAGTGCATCCCCAGGATGTTTGCTCCAGACCTGCCTTAGAACATGCATCCATCCCTAATGCAAAG CAGGATCATGAAAAGACTGATGCTAATGATTCTGAAGTGGTGGAGGGGATGGATGACTCAAAGG AACCCATATCAACACAGAACAGCAATAA GAATCTGCTTGTATCGCTCCTCCGGTTGCCCATCTCAGGATCTTCTCTGTCTCAATTTCGAATAGTCCCCAGTAGCCAAAAGGATGAAATTGTGCTTCAGGAGATTGATGAAAACAAG TCAATCCAGAGGTGTCTTAGGATAGCTGCACCCCCAGCTGGTGCTTTACCCTTGCAGTCCTGCAGTTCTAAGTGTTCTCTGCTGGTTGATGTACTggactgtgttgtgtgtctctctgctgGAGCCTCACTGCAGTGTGCAGAATGTGGTAGAAGCTTCCACACCAGCTGCCATGTCCCACCGATCATTTTTAATCCGAC TGCAATGTGGGTATGCTCCCTGTGCCAGGATCTGTTGGATGATACTGACCCATTCAGATGCAACAGACTTAAGGAACCCTACCTAAGTCTGCCGGACCAGAGA cggTGTGAACAACTTTTGCTCTCTCTAATGTGTGAAAATCATAGCTACCTGCTGTATAAAACTATTAAG CAACCTGCAGGTTGTGTGGAATTTGGCATAATTGTAGGTCGCCTGCTGGGAAAACGCAGCCCTCCATACCGCACAGCAGCTGAAATGGTTTCAGACCTCTGGGCCCTTTTTCACAACTTGTCATCAAATTCCAcg AAGAAAGACTTGGTTGTGAATCTCCAAAGCTCCTTTCAGCAACGATTGAATGTATCATTTGGGAAAAGCATCCATGCTTCTCTGCTGAGACCTCTGAGCAATGGAGACCACATGAGGGCACCAGAGACAGAGCCTGATCGAGAAAAGGCCAAAAATACTTTAAAGAGAATGAAAGCATTTCTAGCTGCAAACTATACTCCAGTGGCAAAGAAAGTTCGCACTGAGAATACATAA
- the trim33l gene encoding transcription intermediary factor 1-alpha isoform X2 — protein MEEEREHVRAHKGRTDFPSSLMVKKAESCVVCRTKLSFSSEPKLLPCLHMMCKSCIVKTTEDNNAKECPVCGQSFYMSEVTDCFIFEDSAPKCGGCEESALVGWCQECGEALCSDCVFAHQRVKVTRNHTIIPKESGLSTSLRCTSHKQEQLKFFCVTCDQLTCRDCQLIDHRNHSFLLLEEALVSQKEQLKKLLDSISEQKNSVQSRLQDLDKRLHDIKGLKASSEKQLQKVLRSLYLSLVLRCRQLSTELGDLCDEEEKSLEVMKMSLKKLEDRQEYITAFLHKILSTEGQCILRHKMQIDKCTQRVLSQNKPLPDTMIHLSLSLNQQTCSIIKNFASFKVTRVPLPAKGKNSNGNKPKNTPTDSDRNSSGLNSESGATLSVSDTASTQTTSPSISQAASVLPQHEQSDSASSKPVQPTRSLKDTMSHASSSSVSNNFTPPPAQSNMTPYVVSQVGKHLPQSVYPQASQSQQVFKSQFCPQPTSVLQSTSSPDQSVLNNISSKLPQQSIVLPKVFLPQSQSGAVLVAAAPSGHASRPSIAGPSVLVQTSSFQTSQTSSITNTQSLTLSSNRFVPSFITLSPFAQSSQAISNSHPSTLNSSSDKTQQSILHSQTVSDQSFPSHTAPTNKVLHYSPAVSETVSENVQPSQSVGTQSNRLQLTLLTVPNIISPLNSGKAWKLYHYTPILTVNNGTILSCAPQPDPGLTTVPGNSNKELEPPAPSTPPLLAAPIPSTCSNTGLIECGTQTIQIPKRDLPVKAPADSVCDGDASVCSRASPIAKESDSNLHASTVQGKEITARKVLEVHQPQDPPSISSIKDCPNDQSIFTSSESTPSIKGNPSTKHWLKGLPSSFREILCSKMKVHPQDVCSRPALEHASIPNAKDHEKTDANDSEVVEGMDDSKEEPISTQNSNNRNLLVSLLRLPISGSSLSQFRIVPSSQKDEIVLQEIDENKSIQRCLRIAAPPAGALPLQSCSSKCSLLVDVLDCVVCLSAGASLQCAECGRSFHTSCHVPPIIFNPTAMWVCSLCQDLLDDTDPFRCNRLKEPYLSLPDQRRCEQLLLSLMCENHSYLLYKTIKQPAGCVEFGIIVGRLLGKRSPPYRTAAEMVSDLWALFHNLSSNSTKKDLVVNLQSSFQQRLNVSFGKSIHASLLRPLSNGDHMRAPETEPDREKAKNTLKRMKAFLAANYTPVAKKVRTENT, from the exons atggaggaagaaagagagcaTGTCAGAGCTCACAAAGGGCGTACAGActttccttcctctctcatgGTAAAGAAAGCAGAGTCGTGTGTGGTTTGCAGAACAAAACTGAGCTTCAGCTCAGAGCCCAAACTTCTGCCGTGTCTCCACATGATGTGTAAATCGTGTATTGTAAAAACAACCGAGGACAACAACGCCAAAG AATGTCCGGTGTGTGGCCAGTCTTTCTACATGTCTGAAGTTACAGATTGCTTCATTTTCGAGGACTCTGCCCCTAAG TGTGGAGGATGTGAAGAATCTGCCCTTGTTGGATGGTGTCAGGAGTGTGGGGAAGCTTTGTGTTCAGATTGTGTATTTGCTCATCAGCGAGTGAAGGTGACGCGCAACCATACAATCATACCAAAGGAATCAG gCTTGAGTACAAGCTTGCGCTGTACTTCACACAAACAGGAGCAACTCAAGTTCTTTTGTGTCACCTGTGATCAGCTCACCTGTAGAGACTGTCAGTTGATTGACCACAGAAACCACAG TTTTTTGTTACTGGAAGAAGCGTTGGTTTCTCAGAAAGAACAGCTCAAGAAGCTGCTGGACAGCAtcagtgagcagaaaaacagtgTGCAGTCCAGGCTACAGGATCTGGATAAAAG atTGCATGATATAAAGGGATTAAAAGCATCATCAGAGAAGCAACTGCAAAAAGTGCTACGCTCCCTGTATCTTTCTTTGGTGTTGCGATGTCGTCAACTGTCTACGGAATTgggg GATTTGTGtgatgaggaggagaagagCCTGGAGGTGATGAAGATGAGTCTGAAAAAGCTGGAGGACAGGCAGGAGTACATCACTGCTTTCCTTCATAAAATCCTGAGCACTGAGGGGCAGTGTATCCTGCGACACAAGATGCAa ATTGACAAATGCACACAGAGGGTTCTGTCACAGAATAAACCCCTGCCTGATACCATGATTCATCTTTCACTCTCACTTAATCAACAAACGTGCAGTATTATTAAGAATTTTG CCTCTTTTAAGGTGACCCGTGTTCCTCTTCCTGCCAAAGGAAAAAACAGCAATGGCAATAAACCCAAAAATACACCTACAGATTCAGACAGAAACTCCTCAGGATTAAATTCAGAATCTGGTGCAACTTTGTCAGTATCTGATACAGCATCCACTCAAACTACATCCCCTTCAATATCCCAAGCTGCCTCTGTTCTTCCACAACATGAACAGTCTGATTCTGCCTCATCAAAACCAGTGCAACCCACCCGGAGCTTAAAAGACACTATGAGCCATGCTAGTTCTTCCTCTGTCTCCAATAACTttactcctcctcctgctcaGAGCAACATGACTCCATATGTAGTTTCACAGGTGGGAAAGCATTTGCCTCAGTCTGTGTACCCTCAAGCCTCACAGTCGCAGCAGGTCTTCAAAAGTCAGTTTTGCCCACAGCCTACATCTGTCCTTCAGTCCACCTCTTCTCCTGACCaaagtgttttaaataatatttcttCAAAACTTCCTCAACAAAGCATTGTGTTGCCTAAGGTTTTCTTACCACAGTCTCAGTCTGGTGCTGTCCTTGTTGCAGCAGCTCCTTCTGGCCATGCTTCTCGCCCCTCTATTGCCGGTCCCTCTGTCTTAGTCCAGACATCCTCATTCCAGACGTCACAAACAAGTAGCATAACcaacacacaatctctcacactcAGCAGTAACCGGTTTGTTCCCTCTTTTATCACATTATCTCCTTTTGCTCAGTCTAGTCAGGCCATATCTAACTCACACCCATCTACTTTAAATTCTTCATctgacaaaacacaacaaagcaTTCTTCACTCTCAGACAGTTTCTGATCAATCTTTCCCATCTCACACTGCACCAACTAATAAAGTCCTTCATTACTCTCCAGCTGTCTCTGAAACGGTGTCTGAAAATGTACAGCCTTCTCAGTCTGTTGGCACCCAGTCCAATCGTTTACAGCTCACTCTACTTACAGTACCAAACATCATTTCTCCTCTCAACTCTGGAAAAGCATGGAAACTCTACCATTACACTCCTATTTTGACTGTAAATAATGGCACCATTCTCAGCTGTGCACCACAGCCAGATCCAGGGCTCACCACTGTACCAGGCAATAGTAATAAAGAACTGGAACCCCCAGCACCCAGCACACCTCCACTTCTTGCTGCTCCAATTCCCAGTACGTGTAGTAATACAGGTCTAATCGAGTGTGGCACTCAGACAATCCAAATACCAAAACGTGATCTCCCAGTGAAGGCTCCAGCTGATTCTGTTTGTGATGGAGATGCGAGTGTTTGCAGTAGGGCTTCTCCCATTGCTAAGGAGTCGGACAGCAACCTACATGCTTCCACTGTGCAGGGAAAAGAAATAACAGCCAGAAAAGTCTTAGAAGTGCATCAGCCACAAGATCCCCCTTCCATTTCCTCGATCAAGGACTGCCCTAATGATCAGAGTATCTTTACTTCGTCTGAATCAACTCCCTCCATCAAAGGAAACCCCTCAACCAAGCACTGGCTTAAAGGCCTGCCATCATCCTTCAGAGAGATTCTTTGTAGTAAAATGAAAGTGCATCCCCAGGATGTTTGCTCCAGACCTGCCTTAGAACATGCATCCATCCCTAATGCAAAG GATCATGAAAAGACTGATGCTAATGATTCTGAAGTGGTGGAGGGGATGGATGACTCAAAGG AAGAACCCATATCAACACAGAACAGCAATAA CAGGAATCTGCTTGTATCGCTCCTCCGGTTGCCCATCTCAGGATCTTCTCTGTCTCAATTTCGAATAGTCCCCAGTAGCCAAAAGGATGAAATTGTGCTTCAGGAGATTGATGAAAACAAG TCAATCCAGAGGTGTCTTAGGATAGCTGCACCCCCAGCTGGTGCTTTACCCTTGCAGTCCTGCAGTTCTAAGTGTTCTCTGCTGGTTGATGTACTggactgtgttgtgtgtctctctgctgGAGCCTCACTGCAGTGTGCAGAATGTGGTAGAAGCTTCCACACCAGCTGCCATGTCCCACCGATCATTTTTAATCCGAC TGCAATGTGGGTATGCTCCCTGTGCCAGGATCTGTTGGATGATACTGACCCATTCAGATGCAACAGACTTAAGGAACCCTACCTAAGTCTGCCGGACCAGAGA cggTGTGAACAACTTTTGCTCTCTCTAATGTGTGAAAATCATAGCTACCTGCTGTATAAAACTATTAAG CAACCTGCAGGTTGTGTGGAATTTGGCATAATTGTAGGTCGCCTGCTGGGAAAACGCAGCCCTCCATACCGCACAGCAGCTGAAATGGTTTCAGACCTCTGGGCCCTTTTTCACAACTTGTCATCAAATTCCAcg AAGAAAGACTTGGTTGTGAATCTCCAAAGCTCCTTTCAGCAACGATTGAATGTATCATTTGGGAAAAGCATCCATGCTTCTCTGCTGAGACCTCTGAGCAATGGAGACCACATGAGGGCACCAGAGACAGAGCCTGATCGAGAAAAGGCCAAAAATACTTTAAAGAGAATGAAAGCATTTCTAGCTGCAAACTATACTCCAGTGGCAAAGAAAGTTCGCACTGAGAATACATAA
- the trim33l gene encoding transcription intermediary factor 1-alpha isoform X1, whose translation MEEEREHVRAHKGRTDFPSSLMVKKAESCVVCRTKLSFSSEPKLLPCLHMMCKSCIVKTTEDNNAKECPVCGQSFYMSEVTDCFIFEDSAPKCGGCEESALVGWCQECGEALCSDCVFAHQRVKVTRNHTIIPKESGLSTSLRCTSHKQEQLKFFCVTCDQLTCRDCQLIDHRNHSFLLLEEALVSQKEQLKKLLDSISEQKNSVQSRLQDLDKRLHDIKGLKASSEKQLQKVLRSLYLSLVLRCRQLSTELGDLCDEEEKSLEVMKMSLKKLEDRQEYITAFLHKILSTEGQCILRHKMQIDKCTQRVLSQNKPLPDTMIHLSLSLNQQTCSIIKNFASFKVTRVPLPAKGKNSNGNKPKNTPTDSDRNSSGLNSESGATLSVSDTASTQTTSPSISQAASVLPQHEQSDSASSKPVQPTRSLKDTMSHASSSSVSNNFTPPPAQSNMTPYVVSQVGKHLPQSVYPQASQSQQVFKSQFCPQPTSVLQSTSSPDQSVLNNISSKLPQQSIVLPKVFLPQSQSGAVLVAAAPSGHASRPSIAGPSVLVQTSSFQTSQTSSITNTQSLTLSSNRFVPSFITLSPFAQSSQAISNSHPSTLNSSSDKTQQSILHSQTVSDQSFPSHTAPTNKVLHYSPAVSETVSENVQPSQSVGTQSNRLQLTLLTVPNIISPLNSGKAWKLYHYTPILTVNNGTILSCAPQPDPGLTTVPGNSNKELEPPAPSTPPLLAAPIPSTCSNTGLIECGTQTIQIPKRDLPVKAPADSVCDGDASVCSRASPIAKESDSNLHASTVQGKEITARKVLEVHQPQDPPSISSIKDCPNDQSIFTSSESTPSIKGNPSTKHWLKGLPSSFREILCSKMKVHPQDVCSRPALEHASIPNAKQDHEKTDANDSEVVEGMDDSKEEPISTQNSNNRNLLVSLLRLPISGSSLSQFRIVPSSQKDEIVLQEIDENKSIQRCLRIAAPPAGALPLQSCSSKCSLLVDVLDCVVCLSAGASLQCAECGRSFHTSCHVPPIIFNPTAMWVCSLCQDLLDDTDPFRCNRLKEPYLSLPDQRRCEQLLLSLMCENHSYLLYKTIKQPAGCVEFGIIVGRLLGKRSPPYRTAAEMVSDLWALFHNLSSNSTKKDLVVNLQSSFQQRLNVSFGKSIHASLLRPLSNGDHMRAPETEPDREKAKNTLKRMKAFLAANYTPVAKKVRTENT comes from the exons atggaggaagaaagagagcaTGTCAGAGCTCACAAAGGGCGTACAGActttccttcctctctcatgGTAAAGAAAGCAGAGTCGTGTGTGGTTTGCAGAACAAAACTGAGCTTCAGCTCAGAGCCCAAACTTCTGCCGTGTCTCCACATGATGTGTAAATCGTGTATTGTAAAAACAACCGAGGACAACAACGCCAAAG AATGTCCGGTGTGTGGCCAGTCTTTCTACATGTCTGAAGTTACAGATTGCTTCATTTTCGAGGACTCTGCCCCTAAG TGTGGAGGATGTGAAGAATCTGCCCTTGTTGGATGGTGTCAGGAGTGTGGGGAAGCTTTGTGTTCAGATTGTGTATTTGCTCATCAGCGAGTGAAGGTGACGCGCAACCATACAATCATACCAAAGGAATCAG gCTTGAGTACAAGCTTGCGCTGTACTTCACACAAACAGGAGCAACTCAAGTTCTTTTGTGTCACCTGTGATCAGCTCACCTGTAGAGACTGTCAGTTGATTGACCACAGAAACCACAG TTTTTTGTTACTGGAAGAAGCGTTGGTTTCTCAGAAAGAACAGCTCAAGAAGCTGCTGGACAGCAtcagtgagcagaaaaacagtgTGCAGTCCAGGCTACAGGATCTGGATAAAAG atTGCATGATATAAAGGGATTAAAAGCATCATCAGAGAAGCAACTGCAAAAAGTGCTACGCTCCCTGTATCTTTCTTTGGTGTTGCGATGTCGTCAACTGTCTACGGAATTgggg GATTTGTGtgatgaggaggagaagagCCTGGAGGTGATGAAGATGAGTCTGAAAAAGCTGGAGGACAGGCAGGAGTACATCACTGCTTTCCTTCATAAAATCCTGAGCACTGAGGGGCAGTGTATCCTGCGACACAAGATGCAa ATTGACAAATGCACACAGAGGGTTCTGTCACAGAATAAACCCCTGCCTGATACCATGATTCATCTTTCACTCTCACTTAATCAACAAACGTGCAGTATTATTAAGAATTTTG CCTCTTTTAAGGTGACCCGTGTTCCTCTTCCTGCCAAAGGAAAAAACAGCAATGGCAATAAACCCAAAAATACACCTACAGATTCAGACAGAAACTCCTCAGGATTAAATTCAGAATCTGGTGCAACTTTGTCAGTATCTGATACAGCATCCACTCAAACTACATCCCCTTCAATATCCCAAGCTGCCTCTGTTCTTCCACAACATGAACAGTCTGATTCTGCCTCATCAAAACCAGTGCAACCCACCCGGAGCTTAAAAGACACTATGAGCCATGCTAGTTCTTCCTCTGTCTCCAATAACTttactcctcctcctgctcaGAGCAACATGACTCCATATGTAGTTTCACAGGTGGGAAAGCATTTGCCTCAGTCTGTGTACCCTCAAGCCTCACAGTCGCAGCAGGTCTTCAAAAGTCAGTTTTGCCCACAGCCTACATCTGTCCTTCAGTCCACCTCTTCTCCTGACCaaagtgttttaaataatatttcttCAAAACTTCCTCAACAAAGCATTGTGTTGCCTAAGGTTTTCTTACCACAGTCTCAGTCTGGTGCTGTCCTTGTTGCAGCAGCTCCTTCTGGCCATGCTTCTCGCCCCTCTATTGCCGGTCCCTCTGTCTTAGTCCAGACATCCTCATTCCAGACGTCACAAACAAGTAGCATAACcaacacacaatctctcacactcAGCAGTAACCGGTTTGTTCCCTCTTTTATCACATTATCTCCTTTTGCTCAGTCTAGTCAGGCCATATCTAACTCACACCCATCTACTTTAAATTCTTCATctgacaaaacacaacaaagcaTTCTTCACTCTCAGACAGTTTCTGATCAATCTTTCCCATCTCACACTGCACCAACTAATAAAGTCCTTCATTACTCTCCAGCTGTCTCTGAAACGGTGTCTGAAAATGTACAGCCTTCTCAGTCTGTTGGCACCCAGTCCAATCGTTTACAGCTCACTCTACTTACAGTACCAAACATCATTTCTCCTCTCAACTCTGGAAAAGCATGGAAACTCTACCATTACACTCCTATTTTGACTGTAAATAATGGCACCATTCTCAGCTGTGCACCACAGCCAGATCCAGGGCTCACCACTGTACCAGGCAATAGTAATAAAGAACTGGAACCCCCAGCACCCAGCACACCTCCACTTCTTGCTGCTCCAATTCCCAGTACGTGTAGTAATACAGGTCTAATCGAGTGTGGCACTCAGACAATCCAAATACCAAAACGTGATCTCCCAGTGAAGGCTCCAGCTGATTCTGTTTGTGATGGAGATGCGAGTGTTTGCAGTAGGGCTTCTCCCATTGCTAAGGAGTCGGACAGCAACCTACATGCTTCCACTGTGCAGGGAAAAGAAATAACAGCCAGAAAAGTCTTAGAAGTGCATCAGCCACAAGATCCCCCTTCCATTTCCTCGATCAAGGACTGCCCTAATGATCAGAGTATCTTTACTTCGTCTGAATCAACTCCCTCCATCAAAGGAAACCCCTCAACCAAGCACTGGCTTAAAGGCCTGCCATCATCCTTCAGAGAGATTCTTTGTAGTAAAATGAAAGTGCATCCCCAGGATGTTTGCTCCAGACCTGCCTTAGAACATGCATCCATCCCTAATGCAAAG CAGGATCATGAAAAGACTGATGCTAATGATTCTGAAGTGGTGGAGGGGATGGATGACTCAAAGG AAGAACCCATATCAACACAGAACAGCAATAA CAGGAATCTGCTTGTATCGCTCCTCCGGTTGCCCATCTCAGGATCTTCTCTGTCTCAATTTCGAATAGTCCCCAGTAGCCAAAAGGATGAAATTGTGCTTCAGGAGATTGATGAAAACAAG TCAATCCAGAGGTGTCTTAGGATAGCTGCACCCCCAGCTGGTGCTTTACCCTTGCAGTCCTGCAGTTCTAAGTGTTCTCTGCTGGTTGATGTACTggactgtgttgtgtgtctctctgctgGAGCCTCACTGCAGTGTGCAGAATGTGGTAGAAGCTTCCACACCAGCTGCCATGTCCCACCGATCATTTTTAATCCGAC TGCAATGTGGGTATGCTCCCTGTGCCAGGATCTGTTGGATGATACTGACCCATTCAGATGCAACAGACTTAAGGAACCCTACCTAAGTCTGCCGGACCAGAGA cggTGTGAACAACTTTTGCTCTCTCTAATGTGTGAAAATCATAGCTACCTGCTGTATAAAACTATTAAG CAACCTGCAGGTTGTGTGGAATTTGGCATAATTGTAGGTCGCCTGCTGGGAAAACGCAGCCCTCCATACCGCACAGCAGCTGAAATGGTTTCAGACCTCTGGGCCCTTTTTCACAACTTGTCATCAAATTCCAcg AAGAAAGACTTGGTTGTGAATCTCCAAAGCTCCTTTCAGCAACGATTGAATGTATCATTTGGGAAAAGCATCCATGCTTCTCTGCTGAGACCTCTGAGCAATGGAGACCACATGAGGGCACCAGAGACAGAGCCTGATCGAGAAAAGGCCAAAAATACTTTAAAGAGAATGAAAGCATTTCTAGCTGCAAACTATACTCCAGTGGCAAAGAAAGTTCGCACTGAGAATACATAA